A genomic region of Melanotaenia boesemani isolate fMelBoe1 chromosome 21, fMelBoe1.pri, whole genome shotgun sequence contains the following coding sequences:
- the tob1b gene encoding protein Tob1b, whose translation MLRKSNSEGRRNPIVTEAAMQLEIQVALNFIISYLYNKLPRRRVNIFGEELERQLKKKYEGHWYPDKPYKGSGFRCIHVGEKVDPVVEQAAKESGLDIEDVRNNLPQDLSVWIDPFEVSYQIGEKGPVKVLYVDDNNENGSELDKEIKNSFNPEAQVFMPISDPVGASSESSSPSPPFGQSAAVSPSFMPRSTQPLTFTTATFAATKFGSTKMKSNGRGNNGNNNNSSSSNSKVARTSPTNNLGLNVNTLLKQKAMSTSMHSLYGLGLGQQQQQQKASALSPNAKEFVFPSLQGQSSPGAVFPGEGSLGLGPLQYNNAFDMFAAYGSLNDKSLMEGLNFSLSNMQYSNQQFQPVMAN comes from the coding sequence atgctaagAAAAAGCAACTCTGAAGGTAGAAGGAACCCCATTGTCACTGAAGCAGCTATGCAGCTTGAAATCCAAGTAGCACTCAACTTTATTATTTCCTATTTGTACAACAAACTCCCCAGACGACGTGTGAATATCTTTGGCGAAGAGCTTGAGAGGCAGCTGAAGAAAAAGTATGAAGGCCACTGGTATCCGGATAAGCCGTACAAAGGGTCGGGGTTCAGGTGCATCCATGTAGGGGAGAAGGTGGATCCTGTGGTGGAGCAGGCAGCCAAAGAGAGCGGGCTGGACATCGAAGATGTCCGGAATAATCTCCCTCAGGACCTTAGTGTGTGGATTGACCCTTTTGAGGTTTCCTACCAGATTGGGGAGAAGGGACCAGTCAAGGTGTTGTATGTGGATGATAACAATGAAAACGGGTCAGAGCTGGACAAGGAGATCAAGAACAGCTTTAATCCTGAGGCCCAGGTCTTCATGCCAATCAGCGACCCTGTCGGGGCTTCTTCTGAGTCCAgttccccctcccctcctttTGGGCAGTCTGCTGCTGTGAGCCCATCGTTCATGCCACGCTCCACCCAGCCGTTAACCTTCACTACTGCCACCTTCGCTGCCACTAAATTTGGCTCCACTAAGATGAAGAGCAACGGCCGCGGTAACAAcggcaacaacaacaacagcagcagcagcaacagcaaggTGGCCCGCACCTCCCCAACCAATAACCTGGGTCTGAATGTCAACACTCTACTGAAGCAGAAAGCCATGTCCACATCCATGCACTCACTGTACGGGCTGGGCCTgggccagcagcagcagcagcagaaggcCTCTGCTCTGTCCCCCAACGCCAAGGAGTTTGTGTTTCCCAGCCTCCAGGGTCAGTCCAGCCCTGGagccgtgttccccggggaggGCTCCCTGGGGCTCGGCCCACTGCAGTACAACAATGCCTTTGACATGTTTGCAGCCTACGGAAGCCTCAACGACAAGTCCCTTATGGAAGGTCTCAACTTCAGTCTGAGCAACATGCAGTATTCTAACCAGCAATTCCAGCCAGTCATGGCTAACTAA